The following are from one region of the Mesorhizobium sp. B4-1-4 genome:
- a CDS encoding DUF1330 domain-containing protein, producing the protein MTAYVIADIKVKDPKWVPAYAASVHDLVHKHGGKYLSRSGNVKTLEGEPLDTTLIALMAFPSEAAARAFANDPAYAPFVSARQDGSDSRFQLIDNTDLAGTIPYLPKG; encoded by the coding sequence ATGACCGCATACGTCATTGCAGACATCAAGGTGAAGGACCCGAAATGGGTGCCGGCCTACGCCGCCTCGGTGCATGACCTCGTCCACAAGCATGGCGGCAAATATCTGTCGCGCAGCGGCAATGTGAAGACGCTTGAAGGCGAGCCGCTCGACACCACGCTGATTGCGCTGATGGCCTTCCCGTCGGAAGCGGCGGCACGCGCCTTCGCCAACGATCCTGCCTATGCGCCCTTCGTTTCGGCGCGTCAGGATGGCAGCGACAGCCGCTTCCAGCTGATCGACAACACCGATCTGGCCGGAACGATCCCGTATCTGCCGAAGGGATGA
- a CDS encoding 3-keto-5-aminohexanoate cleavage protein has product MIVQACINGARPRDFHPALPLTARAMASDAAACAAAGATELHIHPRGGDGRESLAVDATVLAVRGACPGTLIGVSTGAWIENDVARTREAIAGWRELPDYASVNLSEADAPAVMELLRQRGVGIEAGLATTADAERFVALAGHNRVLRILIEIDMQDLSAALDEAQGIAAVLERAEVRRPILLHGVDTTVWPFVELARRKRWWTRVGLEDGKTLADGSTAKDNAEIVAAAVAVFRGEA; this is encoded by the coding sequence ATGATCGTCCAGGCCTGCATCAACGGCGCGCGTCCGCGTGATTTCCATCCAGCGTTGCCGCTGACGGCGCGAGCGATGGCCAGCGACGCCGCGGCCTGCGCCGCCGCCGGTGCGACCGAACTGCACATCCATCCGCGCGGCGGCGACGGGCGCGAAAGCCTGGCCGTCGACGCGACGGTTCTTGCGGTGCGCGGCGCCTGTCCCGGCACGCTGATAGGTGTGTCGACCGGCGCCTGGATCGAGAACGACGTCGCGCGCACCCGCGAGGCAATCGCCGGCTGGCGCGAGCTGCCAGACTATGCCTCGGTCAATCTCTCCGAGGCCGACGCGCCGGCCGTGATGGAGCTGTTGCGCCAACGCGGCGTCGGCATCGAGGCCGGGCTTGCCACGACGGCCGACGCGGAACGGTTTGTGGCGCTTGCCGGCCACAACCGGGTGCTGCGCATCCTGATCGAGATCGACATGCAGGACCTGTCCGCCGCGCTTGACGAGGCGCAGGGCATTGCGGCCGTACTCGAGCGCGCCGAAGTGCGGCGGCCGATCCTGCTGCATGGCGTCGATACCACAGTCTGGCCGTTCGTCGAGCTTGCGCGCCGGAAGCGTTGGTGGACGCGAGTCGGGCTGGAAGACGGCAAGACGCTGGCGGATGGCAGCACGGCGAAGGACAATGCGGAAATCGTTGCGGCTGCGGTGGCGGTTTTTCGCGGCGAGGCTTGA
- a CDS encoding phosphatase PAP2 family protein: MSMQTGRSGEDGRSGVLLGLDSVATRSGWLLTALCLAYVLTAVCLRPERYLRLSIQYFGTFLSVLPVLLVVGLGLAALIFGGARPIEFMVHMLKERGPGGARVVLLFFLGITAFTAFRITIPEIVPYYADPKLAEIDLSLHGIDPWVWTHSIVSEPASMLVFKAYMSWWFMQWFGVVLFVAFWNDPARRLRYLWAFALTMLVCGTVLAITLSSTGPIFYERFYGDDRFAGVLAALMADPHALPVRFAANYLLDAHESGRSQLGTGITAMPSMHVAIATLNAFFLSGFGRRWAVAGWCFAALILFGSVYTGWHYAVDGYLSILVVSMLWYLTGRFVLPQRKREITGIGLPMPEPVSR, from the coding sequence ATGAGCATGCAGACCGGGCGGAGCGGCGAGGATGGTCGCTCCGGTGTCCTTCTTGGCCTGGATAGCGTAGCAACCAGGAGCGGCTGGCTGCTGACGGCCTTGTGTCTGGCCTATGTTTTGACGGCGGTTTGCCTTCGGCCGGAGCGTTACCTGCGGCTGTCCATACAGTATTTCGGGACATTCCTCAGCGTGCTGCCGGTTCTCCTGGTGGTTGGTCTCGGACTGGCGGCCCTGATATTCGGTGGGGCAAGGCCAATAGAGTTCATGGTGCACATGCTCAAGGAACGTGGGCCGGGGGGAGCGCGGGTCGTCCTCTTGTTCTTTCTCGGCATCACCGCTTTCACGGCGTTCAGGATCACCATACCGGAGATCGTGCCCTACTATGCCGATCCCAAGCTGGCCGAAATCGATCTTTCGCTGCACGGCATCGATCCTTGGGTATGGACGCACAGCATCGTTTCAGAGCCCGCCTCCATGCTGGTTTTCAAGGCCTACATGTCCTGGTGGTTCATGCAATGGTTCGGCGTCGTGCTCTTCGTCGCCTTCTGGAACGATCCCGCCCGGCGCCTCCGCTACCTCTGGGCATTCGCGCTCACCATGCTGGTATGCGGCACCGTTCTTGCAATCACACTGTCGTCCACCGGGCCGATATTCTACGAGCGGTTCTACGGCGACGACCGATTTGCCGGGGTGCTGGCCGCGCTGATGGCTGACCCGCATGCCTTGCCGGTAAGATTCGCCGCCAACTATCTGCTCGACGCACATGAGAGCGGCAGATCCCAGTTAGGCACCGGCATCACCGCGATGCCAAGCATGCATGTCGCCATCGCCACGCTCAACGCCTTCTTCCTCAGCGGTTTCGGCCGCCGCTGGGCCGTCGCCGGCTGGTGCTTTGCGGCACTCATCCTGTTCGGATCGGTCTACACCGGCTGGCATTATGCGGTGGATGGCTATCTCTCGATCCTGGTCGTGTCCATGCTCTGGTACCTGACCGGGCGTTTCGTTCTGCCGCAAAGGAAAAGGGAGATCACCGGGATCGGGCTGCCAATGCCCGAACCCGTATCGCGATGA
- a CDS encoding ester cyclase produces the protein MTKQEDNKAVVVRWFTDFWGETCDLSVVDDIAAPDMLLKYSLHEPRRGRDDIKAFMTDFRAAFPDLNFWATADLIAEGDYVVGQWEGGGTHTGPAFGDFLAGSLPAATGRAMRFTGTTVLKVIDGRIVEEIGLDDGVAALTQLGLIKPA, from the coding sequence ATGACCAAACAGGAAGACAACAAGGCGGTCGTCGTCCGCTGGTTCACCGACTTCTGGGGTGAAACCTGCGATCTGTCCGTCGTCGACGACATCGCGGCACCCGACATGCTGCTCAAATATTCCTTGCATGAGCCGCGCCGGGGCCGCGACGACATCAAGGCCTTCATGACCGATTTCCGCGCCGCCTTCCCGGACCTCAACTTCTGGGCGACCGCCGATCTCATTGCCGAGGGCGATTATGTCGTCGGCCAGTGGGAGGGCGGCGGCACGCATACCGGCCCGGCCTTCGGCGATTTCCTCGCCGGCTCGCTCCCCGCCGCCACCGGCCGCGCCATGCGCTTCACCGGCACCACCGTGCTGAAGGTGATCGACGGCAGGATCGTCGAGGAAATCGGCCTCGATGACGGCGTCGCCGCCCTCACCCAGCTCGGCCTCATCAAGCCCGCCTGA
- a CDS encoding methylated-DNA--[protein]-cysteine S-methyltransferase, giving the protein MTPPPSTPSPTPSANPRSAPSWRRASRIGVCAILIGSDAETLEQDLANRFPGRMLAEDGAALRDDLVAIARFIETPAAGLDLPLDMRHGTPFQQRVWEVLRAIPCGATITYTALARRLGLPDGARAVATACAANAIALGIPCHRVLRADGTLSGYRWGVERKRALLDREAAI; this is encoded by the coding sequence TTGACGCCGCCACCCTCGACACCATCGCCTACGCCATCGGCGAATCCGCGATCGGCACCATCCTGGCGGCGCGCAAGCCGCATTGGCGTCTGCGCCATCCTGATCGGCTCCGACGCAGAAACACTGGAGCAGGACCTCGCCAACCGCTTCCCCGGCAGGATGCTGGCCGAGGACGGAGCCGCCCTGCGCGACGACCTCGTGGCAATCGCGCGCTTCATCGAGACGCCGGCCGCCGGCCTCGACCTGCCGCTCGATATGCGCCACGGCACGCCTTTCCAGCAAAGGGTGTGGGAGGTGCTGCGCGCCATCCCGTGCGGTGCCACCATCACCTATACGGCCCTTGCCCGGCGCCTCGGCCTGCCCGATGGCGCCCGCGCCGTGGCGACGGCCTGCGCCGCCAATGCGATCGCGCTCGGCATTCCCTGCCACCGCGTCCTGCGCGCCGACGGCACGCTGTCCGGCTACCGCTGGGGCGTCGAGCGCAAGCGCGCTTTGCTCGACAGGGAGGCCGCGATATGA
- a CDS encoding alpha/beta fold hydrolase, with the protein MFRPLVVVLGLLAMSVPASARVVPFPAGFKTRTIETNGTSLHVRVGGKGPAVVLLHGFADTGDMWGAAAIRLMKEHTVIVPDLRGMGLSAHPDGGYTKKNQAVDIAGVMDALKIDKADLVTHDIGNMVGYALAAQYPKRITKWVVIDAPLPGIGDWEKIKQSPLLWHFNFRGPDMERLVKGRERIYLDRFYNELSADPKKIDEATRVHYAKLYARPHAMHDAFEQFKAFDQDAIDNQAMLASGGKLTMPVLAVGAEKSAGTSQADILRFVASDVTGAIVPASGHWIMEENPDATVKLITDFLAR; encoded by the coding sequence ATGTTTCGTCCTTTGGTCGTCGTCCTTGGTCTGTTGGCAATGAGCGTTCCAGCTTCGGCCCGCGTGGTCCCCTTTCCGGCCGGTTTCAAGACGCGGACGATCGAGACCAACGGCACCAGCCTGCATGTGCGGGTTGGCGGAAAAGGCCCGGCGGTCGTGCTGCTGCACGGCTTTGCCGATACGGGAGACATGTGGGGAGCGGCAGCGATAAGGTTGATGAAAGAACACACGGTGATCGTGCCCGACCTGCGCGGCATGGGCCTTTCGGCGCATCCCGACGGCGGCTATACCAAGAAAAACCAGGCGGTCGACATCGCCGGCGTGATGGATGCGCTCAAGATCGACAAGGCCGATCTGGTGACGCACGATATCGGCAATATGGTCGGCTATGCGCTGGCCGCGCAATATCCGAAGCGCATCACCAAATGGGTCGTCATCGACGCGCCGCTGCCGGGCATTGGCGACTGGGAGAAGATCAAGCAGAGCCCGCTGCTGTGGCACTTCAACTTCCGCGGCCCCGACATGGAACGGCTGGTCAAGGGCCGCGAGCGCATCTATCTCGATCGCTTCTACAACGAATTGTCGGCCGACCCGAAGAAGATCGACGAGGCGACGCGCGTCCACTACGCGAAGCTCTATGCCCGGCCGCATGCGATGCATGACGCCTTCGAGCAGTTCAAGGCATTCGACCAGGATGCGATCGACAATCAGGCGATGCTGGCCAGCGGCGGCAAGCTGACAATGCCGGTGCTGGCGGTGGGCGCCGAGAAATCGGCCGGCACGAGCCAGGCCGACATTCTGCGCTTCGTCGCCAGCGACGTGACCGGAGCCATCGTGCCCGCCTCCGGCCATTGGATCATGGAGGAAAACCCTGACGCCACCGTCAAGCTGATCACGGATTTCCTCGCCAGGTAA
- a CDS encoding LysR family transcriptional regulator has protein sequence MLKLESAAAFVAVAESGSITEAARRMALSKSVISERLSELERSLGTKLLDRTTRKLSITEAGRSFYERAKRIMQEVADAGAEVAERRGELAGPLRIAAPTSFGILHLGPALYGFLAKHPGIELTLDLDDRFVSIVAEGYDAILRHGPVVEDGPVIVKKLASSRRFLVASPDYLERFGRPATIEDLKRHKGIIFSIRGAADWRFKISRRLVTIRPETALRVNNGILMRDAALAGLGLALLPAYFIQKELADNRLAVVDVGAEPEGATIYIACPEDRRGSAKLRALIAWLHDVFGDPPYWEA, from the coding sequence ATGCTGAAGCTCGAATCCGCCGCCGCCTTTGTCGCCGTCGCGGAATCCGGTTCGATCACCGAAGCGGCCAGGCGCATGGCGCTGTCGAAATCGGTCATCAGCGAGCGGTTGTCGGAACTCGAGCGCAGCCTCGGCACGAAGCTGCTCGATCGCACGACGCGCAAATTGTCCATCACCGAGGCGGGGCGCAGTTTCTACGAACGCGCCAAGCGCATCATGCAGGAGGTGGCCGATGCCGGCGCCGAAGTCGCGGAGCGCCGGGGCGAACTTGCCGGGCCGCTCAGGATAGCGGCTCCAACCAGTTTCGGCATCCTGCATCTCGGCCCGGCGCTGTACGGCTTCCTGGCCAAGCATCCGGGGATTGAACTGACGCTCGATCTCGATGACCGCTTCGTCAGCATAGTGGCCGAGGGCTATGACGCCATTTTGCGTCACGGGCCGGTTGTCGAGGACGGACCTGTCATCGTCAAGAAACTGGCTTCCAGCCGCCGCTTCCTGGTGGCTTCGCCGGACTATCTCGAGCGGTTCGGACGGCCCGCGACGATCGAGGACCTGAAACGCCACAAGGGCATCATCTTTTCCATCCGGGGTGCCGCCGACTGGCGGTTCAAGATTTCGCGGCGGCTGGTGACGATCCGCCCGGAAACCGCGCTGCGCGTCAACAATGGGATTCTGATGCGCGATGCCGCGCTTGCCGGCCTCGGCCTGGCGCTGCTGCCCGCATACTTCATCCAGAAGGAGCTTGCCGACAACCGACTGGCGGTCGTCGATGTCGGTGCCGAGCCGGAAGGAGCCACCATCTACATCGCCTGTCCCGAGGACCGGCGCGGGTCCGCCAAACTGCGCGCGCTCATCGCATGGCTGCACGATGTCTTCGGCGATCCGCCCTATTGGGAGGCGTGA
- a CDS encoding 2OG-Fe(II) oxygenase, with amino-acid sequence MNAHAKVAAAAVEAAETRIAGYDWPALAAELDGFGCAVMEKLLSPQECRQIAGLYPQEEHFRSHIHMARHGFGKGEYRYFRYPLPDLIGGLRSALYPRLAEVANRWNERMGLAMRYPATHAEFLDQCHAAGQVRPTPLLLQYVPGDFNCLHQDLYGDLAFPLQVAILLSEPGKDFTGGEFVLTEQRPRMQSRVEVVPLRQGDAVAFAVHNRPVQGTKGNYRVNLRHGVSRLRSGMRHTVGIIFHDAT; translated from the coding sequence ATGAACGCCCACGCCAAGGTTGCCGCAGCCGCGGTCGAAGCGGCGGAGACACGCATCGCCGGCTACGACTGGCCGGCCTTGGCCGCCGAACTCGACGGCTTCGGCTGCGCGGTTATGGAAAAGCTGCTGTCGCCGCAGGAGTGCCGGCAGATCGCCGGCCTCTATCCGCAGGAAGAACATTTCCGCAGCCACATCCACATGGCCAGGCATGGTTTCGGCAAGGGCGAATACCGCTACTTCCGCTATCCTCTGCCCGACCTGATCGGCGGCCTGCGCAGCGCACTCTATCCACGGCTGGCCGAGGTCGCCAACCGGTGGAACGAGCGCATGGGGCTTGCGATGCGCTATCCCGCGACTCATGCCGAGTTTCTCGACCAGTGCCATGCCGCCGGACAGGTCAGGCCGACGCCGCTTCTGCTGCAATATGTGCCTGGCGACTTCAATTGCCTGCACCAGGACCTCTACGGCGATCTTGCCTTTCCGCTGCAGGTCGCGATCCTGCTTTCGGAGCCGGGCAAGGATTTCACCGGCGGCGAGTTCGTGCTGACCGAGCAGCGGCCGCGCATGCAGAGCCGGGTCGAAGTGGTGCCGCTGCGCCAGGGCGACGCCGTCGCCTTCGCCGTCCACAATCGGCCGGTGCAGGGTACGAAGGGCAACTACCGCGTCAATCTGCGCCACGGCGTCAGCCGCCTGCGCTCAGGCATGCGCCACACCGTTGGCATCATTTTTCATGATGCCACCTGA
- the ada gene encoding bifunctional DNA-binding transcriptional regulator/O6-methylguanine-DNA methyltransferase Ada, whose product MFITRQRDLKPTPLPVADDPRWGLIVRRDKSADGKFWYSVATTGVYCRPSCPSRRANPRNVQLHDTLAQAKATGFRPCRRCNPDGPSIDAGNAAMVAKACRMIEDSEEEPSLDQLAVAAGRSPGYFHRVFRATTGLTPKDYAAAHRAARVRQSLEDGVSVTTAIYDAGFNSSGRFYEKSTGMLGMTPTRYRAGGANEDIRFAVGESSLGAILVASSKKGVAAILLGDDPDALVRDLQDRFPKARLIGGERDYEALVARVVGFVEAPALGLDLPLDVRGTAFQQRVWQALRDIPVGGTISYAEIAQRIGAPKATRAIAAACAANAHAIAIPCHRVIRKDGTLSGYAWGAERKRALLEREAGGSMKAADNARRSSRG is encoded by the coding sequence ATGTTCATCACGCGGCAAAGAGACCTGAAACCAACACCACTGCCGGTTGCCGATGATCCGCGCTGGGGGCTGATCGTCAGGCGCGACAAGTCGGCTGACGGCAAATTCTGGTATTCGGTGGCGACCACCGGCGTCTATTGCCGGCCCTCCTGTCCATCGCGGCGTGCCAACCCCAGGAATGTGCAGCTGCACGACACGCTGGCCCAGGCGAAGGCGACCGGCTTCCGCCCCTGCCGCCGCTGCAACCCGGATGGCCCGTCGATCGATGCCGGCAATGCCGCGATGGTCGCCAAGGCCTGCCGCATGATCGAGGACAGCGAGGAAGAACCCTCGCTTGACCAGCTGGCGGTCGCGGCCGGCCGCAGCCCCGGCTACTTCCATCGCGTCTTCAGGGCGACCACCGGATTGACACCGAAGGATTATGCCGCCGCGCACCGGGCCGCCCGGGTCCGCCAAAGCCTGGAAGACGGCGTCAGCGTGACAACCGCGATCTACGATGCCGGTTTCAATTCGAGCGGGCGCTTCTATGAGAAATCGACCGGCATGCTCGGCATGACGCCAACGCGCTACCGCGCCGGCGGCGCCAACGAAGACATCCGCTTCGCCGTAGGCGAATCCTCGCTCGGCGCCATCCTGGTCGCATCGAGCAAAAAAGGCGTCGCCGCGATCCTGCTTGGCGACGACCCGGACGCGCTGGTGCGCGACCTGCAGGACCGTTTCCCCAAGGCGCGGCTGATCGGCGGCGAACGCGACTACGAGGCGCTGGTCGCCCGCGTCGTCGGTTTCGTCGAGGCGCCGGCACTCGGTCTCGACCTGCCGCTCGACGTGCGCGGCACCGCCTTCCAGCAGCGCGTCTGGCAGGCCTTGCGGGATATCCCGGTCGGCGGCACCATATCCTACGCCGAGATCGCACAGCGCATTGGTGCGCCGAAGGCGACCCGTGCCATCGCGGCCGCCTGCGCCGCCAACGCGCATGCCATAGCCATTCCTTGCCATCGCGTGATCCGCAAGGACGGGACCCTGTCAGGCTATGCCTGGGGCGCCGAGCGCAAACGCGCGCTGCTCGAGCGGGAGGCCGGCGGGTCGATGAAAGCAGCCGACAACGCCCGCCGGTCTTCGCGGGGCTGA
- a CDS encoding winged helix-turn-helix transcriptional regulator: MVQHGYKQFCPLSMAAEVLCTRWTMVLMRELVAGSTRFNDLRRGVPKMSPTLLSQRLKELELAGIVERKEVQGEKGIFDYRLTEAGRDLRPVVEAMGFWGQKWVESRLSLKNLDPSLLMWDMRRNLNPSPLPEGRTVIQFLYQELPASKRSWWLIVEKHGEVDLCWYDPGFDVDLYVSTDLYTMTAIWMGLLSVEKAGAKVALTGDQAIGRKMQAWLGLSPFAVEPKRAA; this comes from the coding sequence ATGGTCCAGCACGGATACAAACAGTTCTGCCCGCTATCGATGGCCGCCGAGGTGCTGTGCACCCGCTGGACGATGGTGCTGATGCGCGAACTGGTGGCGGGTTCCACCCGTTTCAACGACCTGCGCCGCGGCGTCCCCAAAATGTCGCCAACCCTTCTGTCGCAACGGCTGAAGGAGCTTGAACTCGCCGGCATCGTCGAGCGCAAGGAGGTCCAGGGCGAGAAGGGGATTTTCGATTATCGGCTGACGGAAGCCGGCCGGGATTTGCGCCCGGTCGTCGAGGCAATGGGCTTCTGGGGACAGAAATGGGTGGAGTCCCGGCTGTCGCTCAAGAACCTCGATCCATCGCTGTTGATGTGGGACATGCGGCGCAACCTGAACCCCTCGCCGCTACCCGAGGGGCGCACGGTGATACAATTCCTGTATCAGGAGCTTCCGGCGTCCAAACGCTCGTGGTGGCTGATCGTCGAGAAGCACGGCGAGGTCGATCTGTGCTGGTACGATCCGGGTTTCGACGTCGACCTCTATGTCTCCACGGACCTCTACACGATGACGGCGATCTGGATGGGGCTGCTCAGCGTCGAGAAGGCCGGCGCGAAGGTGGCCCTGACCGGCGATCAGGCGATCGGCAGGAAGATGCAGGCCTGGCTCGGGCTAAGCCCGTTCGCGGTGGAGCCCAAGCGGGCGGCATAG
- a CDS encoding YoaK family protein — protein sequence MKPTLPLLLSLNGGYVDTAGFLALQGLFTAHVTGNFVTLGASLVLGISGVLAKLLALPVFCVVVILTRLAGERLRRRGRPALGVLLAAKLALLVIGAALAIRFGPFASGDSAAAILTGMVLVAAMAIQNAVHRVHLAAAPPSTLMTGTTTQIMIDLGDLIGGVVPDARPAIVARLKRMAAAVAVFAAGCAAAALGYAFANIWCFAVPPVIALIALLLRLSAPEGEPS from the coding sequence ATGAAACCCACTTTGCCGCTGTTGTTGAGCCTCAATGGCGGTTATGTCGACACGGCCGGCTTCCTGGCGCTGCAGGGCCTGTTCACTGCGCATGTGACGGGAAATTTCGTCACCCTGGGTGCCTCGTTGGTACTCGGCATTTCAGGCGTGCTGGCGAAGCTCCTGGCGCTGCCGGTGTTCTGCGTCGTGGTCATCCTGACCCGGCTTGCCGGCGAGCGCTTGCGCAGGCGCGGACGACCGGCGCTCGGCGTGCTCTTGGCAGCCAAGCTGGCGCTGCTTGTCATCGGGGCCGCGCTCGCGATCCGGTTTGGCCCCTTTGCCAGCGGCGACAGCGCCGCCGCGATCCTCACCGGCATGGTGCTGGTCGCCGCGATGGCGATCCAGAACGCGGTGCATCGGGTCCATCTGGCCGCCGCGCCGCCCTCGACGCTGATGACCGGCACCACCACCCAGATCATGATCGATCTCGGGGACCTCATCGGCGGCGTGGTCCCGGACGCCCGGCCGGCTATTGTGGCGCGCCTCAAGCGCATGGCCGCGGCGGTCGCCGTATTCGCCGCCGGCTGCGCGGCCGCCGCTCTCGGTTATGCCTTCGCCAACATCTGGTGCTTCGCCGTGCCGCCGGTGATTGCGCTCATCGCGCTGCTGCTGCGGCTTTCCGCGCCCGAGGGGGAACCCAGCTAG
- a CDS encoding EAL domain-containing protein codes for MARQDKKNRSGAFWAKALERAHLGVWDWDLRTSDCFYSATWARMLGYDEDELANTSDLWLQLTHPDDRERALASGDRHIAGLTDTIETELRLKHKQGHWVWVLDRGGIVERGADGQPLRLMGVQTDISKQKAAEAALEQVNVRFRLALAASGTGIWHFDIATNKSYWDARTRDIFGLVADIDEVPGDLWHSYLHPDDKEATERAHRAPLETDGVIANQYRIIRRDGEIRHIESLVRFIAAAGAAGQILGTVRDITEDKLREQELAFAARHDALTGLWNRAAFDRLLADHIATGVPLAVFYVDLDYFKALNDFAGHAAGDLALKSVSAGIGRCLPPSAHAARLGGDEFALLVPNCDAARAEPLAVAILAAVRGADLGLAATSRRLAASIGIAIVDDHATTVADALACADDACYAAKAAGRDRFAVFSAEAASGGLNAARLAADTVNAMDDGRLKLFGQEIHRLGRPWQESRHVEVLARLAGRGGKLIPPSEFIPAAERFGIAARLDRWIIRTALSLHGPAMKSGAITLGFNLSAQTLSDPGLWDFVDSIIEETGAPHSGIGFEITETAAVTNFDAAEAFVRKARERRCRVSLDDFGAGMSSFEYLRRFPVDAIKIDGSFIEHIAESRFDREIVSAIAGIARGVGCGVVAEKIEQPETLDVLQAMGVDFGQGFLLHRPEPLEQIVIRATRPASRALTRKAS; via the coding sequence ATGGCGCGTCAGGACAAGAAAAATCGTAGCGGAGCATTCTGGGCCAAGGCGCTGGAGCGCGCCCATCTCGGCGTCTGGGACTGGGATCTGCGCACCAGCGACTGCTTCTATTCGGCCACCTGGGCGCGCATGCTCGGCTATGACGAGGATGAACTTGCCAACACCAGCGACCTGTGGCTGCAACTCACCCATCCCGACGACCGCGAGCGGGCGCTGGCCAGCGGCGACCGCCATATTGCCGGACTGACCGATACCATCGAGACCGAACTCCGGCTGAAGCACAAGCAGGGCCACTGGGTGTGGGTGCTCGACCGCGGCGGCATCGTCGAGCGCGGCGCGGACGGGCAGCCGCTGCGGCTGATGGGCGTGCAGACCGACATCTCGAAGCAGAAAGCGGCCGAAGCCGCGCTCGAACAGGTCAATGTGCGCTTCCGCCTGGCGCTCGCCGCCAGCGGCACCGGCATCTGGCATTTCGACATCGCCACCAACAAGAGCTATTGGGACGCCCGCACCAGGGACATATTCGGCCTTGTCGCCGATATCGACGAGGTGCCGGGCGACCTCTGGCACAGCTATCTGCACCCCGACGACAAGGAAGCCACCGAGCGCGCCCACCGGGCTCCGCTCGAAACGGACGGCGTCATCGCCAATCAATATCGCATCATCAGGCGCGACGGTGAGATCCGCCATATCGAATCGCTGGTGCGGTTCATTGCCGCCGCGGGTGCCGCCGGCCAGATCCTCGGCACGGTGCGCGACATCACCGAGGACAAGCTGCGCGAACAGGAGCTTGCCTTCGCCGCCCGTCACGACGCGCTGACCGGCCTGTGGAACCGCGCCGCCTTCGACAGGCTGCTCGCCGACCACATCGCCACGGGCGTGCCGCTGGCGGTGTTCTATGTCGATCTCGACTACTTCAAGGCGCTCAACGACTTCGCCGGCCACGCGGCTGGTGATCTGGCGCTGAAGAGCGTCTCGGCGGGCATTGGCCGCTGCCTGCCGCCCTCGGCGCATGCGGCGCGGCTCGGCGGCGACGAGTTTGCCCTGCTGGTGCCCAATTGCGACGCGGCGCGAGCCGAGCCATTGGCCGTCGCCATCCTGGCGGCCGTGCGCGGCGCCGATCTCGGTCTTGCAGCGACCTCGCGGCGGCTCGCGGCGAGCATCGGCATCGCGATCGTCGACGATCACGCCACCACGGTGGCCGACGCGCTGGCCTGCGCCGACGACGCCTGCTACGCGGCCAAGGCCGCGGGACGCGATCGCTTCGCGGTGTTTTCGGCCGAGGCGGCCTCGGGCGGCCTCAACGCGGCGCGGCTCGCCGCCGACACGGTCAACGCCATGGATGACGGCCGTCTGAAACTGTTCGGCCAGGAGATCCACCGGCTGGGCCGGCCCTGGCAGGAAAGCCGCCATGTCGAGGTGCTGGCGCGGCTGGCCGGGCGCGGCGGCAAGCTCATCCCGCCCAGTGAATTCATCCCGGCGGCCGAGCGCTTCGGCATTGCCGCCAGGCTCGATCGCTGGATCATCCGCACGGCGCTCTCGCTGCATGGCCCGGCGATGAAGTCCGGCGCGATCACGCTTGGCTTCAACCTGTCGGCGCAAACGCTGAGCGACCCCGGTCTGTGGGACTTCGTCGACAGCATCATCGAGGAAACCGGGGCGCCGCATTCCGGCATCGGCTTCGAGATCACCGAAACCGCGGCCGTCACCAATTTCGACGCAGCCGAGGCGTTCGTGCGCAAGGCGCGCGAGCGGCGATGCCGTGTCAGCCTCGACGATTTCGGCGCCGGCATGAGCTCGTTCGAGTATCTCAGGCGCTTTCCGGTCGATGCCATCAAGATCGACGGCTCCTTCATCGAGCATATCGCCGAGAGCCGCTTCGACCGCGAGATCGTCTCAGCCATAGCGGGCATTGCCCGCGGCGTCGGCTGCGGCGTCGTGGCCGAGAAGATCGAGCAACCGGAGACGCTCGACGTCCTGCAGGCCATGGGGGTCGATTTCGGCCAGGGGTTCCTGCTGCACCGGCCTGAACCGCTGGAGCAGATCGTTATCCGCGCGACCAGGCCGGCAAGCAGGGCGCTCACCCGCAAGGCGTCATGA